One Porphyromonas pogonae genomic region harbors:
- a CDS encoding GH92 family glycosyl hydrolase codes for MRLKKQTIALAIVTAIGLTACHKPMSLTSVQDPVDCINPYMGNISHLLVPTYPTVHLPNSMMRVYPERADYTAQIIHGLPTIVTSHRGTSAFRISPISGLNDSLPEVKDYTYDNEYVKPYRYKVDLDEENISVDYAPSFQSAIYEFSFENNEKNPAVVLNTANGQLKVHDNTFYGYQTLQDSTKVYIYMESSEDPEGVGVRDSLTGKLLTGDVTSIDSAYVNHGVLTGKTVLAWYKSKTKAVKMRYGVSFISVEQARKNLRREIASYEVNVVAKRGKNEWIKAFNSIKVQGGTEDQRAVFYTSLYRTFERMICISEDGHYYSASDGKVHNDEGIPFYTDDWAWDTYRAAHPLRMLIDPQKEAYMISSYIRMAKQSPDGWLPTFPEVTGDSHRMNGNHAIAIIADAYAKGINGFNLNEGYEAAKKVMSEKTFIPWMKFPKVEIDKFMDDKGYYPALHPGERETEPKVSKWERRQSVAVTLGASYDYWCLSQLANFTGKAEESKEFLAKSYNYRNLFNYETGFFHPKDNQGKFITPFDYKLSGGQGARDYYDENNGYTYRWDVQHNPADLIYLMGGKEQFIKNLDATFRTPIDGNRFEFYYQMPDQTGNVGQFSMANEPSLHIPYLYNYAGQPWRTQKLIRKLVGEWFRNDLMGVPGDEDGGGMSAFVVFSMMGIYPVTPGMPVYNIGSPFFPEVTITQPGGRKFVITADNVSEVNKYIQSAELNGKKLNKPWLKHSDIVGGGSLVLKMGPKPNKNWGIEVPPPSADPYQPYISKKKK; via the coding sequence ATGAGACTGAAGAAACAAACGATAGCCCTTGCGATAGTGACAGCGATAGGGCTCACTGCTTGCCACAAACCGATGTCATTGACTTCGGTACAAGACCCTGTGGATTGTATCAATCCGTACATGGGCAATATCAGTCACTTGTTGGTCCCTACGTATCCGACGGTACATCTCCCCAACAGCATGATGAGAGTGTACCCCGAGCGTGCGGATTATACTGCCCAGATTATACACGGACTCCCCACGATAGTGACCAGCCATAGAGGTACGTCGGCCTTTCGCATATCTCCGATATCGGGGCTCAATGATTCACTGCCCGAAGTGAAAGACTACACCTACGACAACGAATACGTAAAACCATACCGCTATAAAGTGGATCTGGACGAAGAGAATATCAGTGTGGACTATGCTCCATCGTTCCAAAGTGCCATTTACGAGTTCAGCTTTGAAAACAATGAGAAGAATCCGGCCGTTGTCTTGAATACTGCGAACGGACAACTCAAAGTGCACGACAACACCTTCTACGGCTACCAGACTCTGCAAGACAGCACCAAGGTGTACATCTATATGGAAAGTAGCGAAGATCCTGAAGGCGTGGGTGTGCGTGACTCTCTCACCGGCAAACTGCTTACGGGTGATGTAACAAGTATCGACTCGGCGTATGTAAACCACGGCGTACTTACAGGGAAAACGGTATTGGCATGGTACAAATCAAAGACCAAAGCTGTGAAGATGCGTTATGGCGTATCATTTATCAGCGTGGAACAAGCACGTAAGAACTTGAGGCGTGAGATTGCGTCATATGAAGTAAACGTAGTGGCGAAGAGAGGTAAAAACGAGTGGATAAAGGCGTTTAACAGCATTAAGGTTCAGGGTGGGACAGAGGATCAGCGGGCTGTCTTCTACACAAGCTTGTACAGGACATTTGAGCGTATGATCTGTATCTCCGAAGACGGACATTATTACAGCGCATCCGACGGCAAAGTGCATAATGACGAGGGGATACCCTTCTATACCGATGACTGGGCATGGGATACGTATCGGGCAGCTCATCCCTTGCGTATGCTCATTGACCCGCAAAAGGAGGCTTACATGATCTCATCCTACATCCGCATGGCTAAGCAGAGCCCTGATGGCTGGCTGCCTACGTTTCCCGAAGTGACGGGCGATAGCCACCGAATGAACGGCAATCATGCCATAGCCATCATAGCAGATGCATACGCCAAGGGGATCAACGGCTTTAACCTCAATGAGGGCTACGAAGCCGCAAAGAAGGTGATGAGTGAGAAGACATTTATCCCCTGGATGAAGTTCCCCAAAGTCGAGATAGACAAGTTTATGGACGACAAAGGTTACTACCCGGCACTGCACCCCGGCGAGCGGGAGACAGAGCCCAAAGTGTCCAAGTGGGAACGTCGGCAAAGTGTTGCTGTAACTCTGGGAGCGTCATACGACTACTGGTGTCTGAGCCAACTGGCTAACTTTACCGGTAAAGCGGAGGAGTCTAAAGAATTCCTTGCGAAGTCTTATAATTACAGGAATCTCTTCAATTATGAAACAGGCTTCTTTCACCCGAAAGACAACCAAGGAAAGTTCATCACGCCATTTGACTACAAGCTATCGGGCGGACAAGGCGCACGCGACTACTATGATGAGAATAACGGCTACACTTATCGCTGGGACGTACAGCACAACCCTGCCGATCTGATATATCTGATGGGGGGCAAAGAGCAATTTATCAAGAACCTCGACGCCACCTTCCGCACTCCGATCGATGGCAATCGGTTTGAGTTTTATTATCAGATGCCTGACCAAACAGGGAATGTGGGTCAATTCTCCATGGCCAACGAGCCCAGCTTGCACATCCCTTATCTGTACAACTACGCAGGTCAGCCGTGGCGCACCCAAAAGCTGATCAGGAAACTGGTGGGTGAGTGGTTCCGTAATGATCTTATGGGAGTGCCGGGTGACGAAGACGGCGGTGGCATGAGTGCGTTCGTAGTCTTCTCCATGATGGGTATCTATCCCGTGACTCCGGGCATGCCTGTATACAACATAGGTAGTCCTTTCTTCCCGGAAGTAACCATCACACAGCCCGGCGGACGTAAGTTTGTCATCACAGCAGATAATGTGAGTGAGGTAAACAAATACATCCAAAGTGCTGAGCTCAACGGCAAGAAGCTCAACAAGCCCTGGCTCAAGCATAGTGACATCGTGGGCGGAGGCTCATTGGTCTTAAAAATGGGGCCTAAACCCAACAAAAACTGGGGTATAGAGGTACCGCCTCCGTCTGCCGACCCTTACCAGCCCTATATCAGTAAGAAGAAAAAATAG
- a CDS encoding alpha-amylase family glycosyl hydrolase gives MHSLSAHDTSIPHIHTYAQKQQVQVEPAFWWAGMKHPQLQLMLRGDKIGDRLVSISAPHITIDSIVSGDPSAGRLSIDMQQGEVKHIYTPDNKTSDYLFIYLNIAHAQAGKFTISLRTKARGKSIELPYELKKRQLAHGAQGFDSSDVVYLIMPDRFANGDGTNDRSQRVKHPDILDRKAQGDRHGGDLMGIMHRLGYLDSLGVTSLWLTPVQTNDMGRGSYHGYAITDYYRIDPRLGDNKLYCKLIQQAHQRGMKVIMDAVFNHCGALHPWITNLPFRDWINSSDSYVNTNHVKSCYYDPYTSRRDSTAFTDGWFVPSMPDLNQKNPHLATYLIQNSIWWIEYAGIDGIRQDTYPYPYAPMMAEWCRRVMHEYPHFNIVGEA, from the coding sequence ATGCACAGCCTTTCTGCTCATGATACTTCTATCCCCCATATACACACGTACGCCCAAAAACAACAAGTGCAGGTAGAGCCTGCTTTCTGGTGGGCAGGGATGAAACATCCACAACTACAGCTCATGCTACGGGGCGATAAGATCGGTGATAGGCTGGTGAGTATTTCCGCCCCACACATCACTATCGACAGCATTGTCTCAGGCGATCCTTCCGCGGGACGTCTCAGCATCGATATGCAGCAAGGAGAAGTGAAGCACATATACACTCCCGATAATAAAACGTCGGACTACCTTTTCATCTACCTCAATATCGCTCATGCACAAGCGGGGAAGTTTACGATTTCCCTCAGGACCAAAGCCCGTGGCAAATCTATAGAGCTACCCTACGAGCTAAAAAAGAGACAACTCGCACACGGGGCTCAGGGCTTCGATAGCTCTGATGTGGTTTACCTTATTATGCCCGATAGGTTTGCCAATGGAGACGGGACTAATGACCGTAGCCAAAGAGTCAAACACCCTGATATTCTCGATCGCAAAGCACAAGGCGACAGGCATGGGGGAGATCTCATGGGAATTATGCACCGACTGGGGTATCTTGATAGCTTGGGAGTAACGTCTTTGTGGCTGACTCCCGTACAGACCAACGATATGGGCAGAGGATCATATCACGGTTACGCCATCACTGATTATTATCGGATAGATCCCCGATTGGGTGATAACAAACTCTACTGCAAGCTGATACAACAAGCCCATCAGCGTGGCATGAAAGTAATCATGGATGCCGTATTCAATCACTGTGGAGCACTGCATCCGTGGATAACCAATCTACCATTCCGTGACTGGATCAACTCTTCCGATAGCTATGTGAATACCAATCATGTGAAGTCCTGCTATTACGATCCCTACACCAGCAGGCGAGATAGCACAGCGTTTACCGACGGTTGGTTTGTGCCTTCTATGCCCGATCTCAATCAGAAGAATCCACATCTGGCAACATATCTCATTCAAAACTCAATTTGGTGGATCGAATACGCAGGTATCGACGGCATCAGGCAAGATACCTATCCTTACCCCTACGCACCCATGATGGCAGAGTGGTGCCGACGTGTAATGCACGAGTATCCACACTTCAACATCGTAGGAGAAGCTTAG
- a CDS encoding cyclomaltodextrinase C-terminal domain-containing protein — MDFHLQSILPTATRDATTASRGLASVHHSLAQDYLYSDPMKVLRFIENHDTDRFLKQLPTTEEDLASLKQALTIILTIPGIPQLYYGTETLMYGTKQHGDGNIRRDMPGGWHSDKANFFDAHGRSPLQNHFWDFLSTLLRWRRGNEVIAKGAMTHFVPSNGVYVYARTTPAAGVLILINGTDSSKEIKLNEYNEVLQGTDTFEDILTHKEITRHDGHVTLGKRGVRVLTWKK; from the coding sequence ATGGACTTCCATTTACAGAGTATTCTCCCCACGGCTACACGTGATGCTACTACTGCTTCTAGAGGACTTGCATCTGTGCATCACTCCCTCGCACAAGACTATCTCTACTCTGATCCGATGAAGGTACTCCGCTTTATTGAGAACCACGATACCGACCGCTTTCTCAAACAATTACCGACTACGGAAGAAGATCTGGCGTCCCTCAAGCAGGCACTCACCATCATACTCACCATACCAGGAATACCCCAGCTGTACTATGGCACAGAGACTCTCATGTACGGGACTAAGCAACATGGCGATGGCAACATCAGGCGAGATATGCCGGGCGGATGGCACAGTGATAAGGCAAACTTCTTTGACGCTCACGGCAGAAGCCCGCTACAAAACCACTTTTGGGACTTCCTCTCCACTCTTTTGCGCTGGCGCAGAGGTAATGAAGTAATTGCTAAGGGAGCGATGACACACTTTGTCCCATCAAACGGAGTATATGTATATGCCCGTACTACGCCCGCAGCCGGTGTTTTGATTCTAATAAACGGTACAGACTCTAGCAAAGAAATAAAACTGAATGAATATAACGAAGTATTACAAGGCACAGATACTTTCGAAGACATATTGACCCATAAAGAGATTACTCGCCACGATGGTCATGTCACCTTAGGCAAGCGTGGGGTCAGAGTGCTTACATGGAAAAAATAG
- the rpsO gene encoding 30S ribosomal protein S15, with product MYLDSAKKAELFEKYGKSATNTGSAESQIALFTFRISHLTSHLQKNRKDFSTERALKMLVGKRRRMLDYLIKTDIERYRAIIKELGIRR from the coding sequence ATGTACTTAGACTCAGCAAAAAAAGCCGAACTTTTTGAAAAGTATGGCAAATCAGCTACCAACACAGGTAGCGCAGAGAGCCAGATCGCACTCTTTACCTTCCGTATCTCACACCTTACTTCTCACTTGCAGAAGAATCGTAAGGATTTCAGCACAGAGCGTGCTCTGAAAATGTTGGTAGGTAAGCGTCGTCGCATGTTGGATTATCTTATCAAGACTGACATCGAGCGTTACCGCGCGATCATCAAAGAACTTGGAATTCGTCGTTAA
- the recJ gene encoding single-stranded-DNA-specific exonuclease RecJ: MIKKWNVAQFSETEIAQGNTLAQKLQMTPLVGRLLVHRGITTEEEAEKFFHPSLKDLHDPFLMKDMDKAVARLNKAVGNKEKIMVYGDYDVDGTTAVTLVYKYLRSTVCSASELNYYIPNRDDEGYGISKQGIDYAHAWGAKLIIVLDCGIKAVEKIAYAKSLGIDFIVCDHHNPDDILPPAVAVLDAKRPDNTYPFEHLSGCGVGFKLMQAFARSNGFDEKRLYRHLDLLAVSIAADIVPIVGENRILAYFGIKQLNQNPSLGLKGIIRTAGLEGKPIDMSSIVFKIGPRINASGRMMNGKESVDLLLAKDQESAKKKSANINEYNMQRRELDKETTGQALTLMKESPDMHDQKLLVLYQPEWHKGVIGIVASRITEKYSRPTIVLTKNGNYISGSARSLGGFDVYKAIEHCKEFLVNFGGHTYAAGLTIKEDSLEAFTNMIQAYAHETVVPETLIPQIEVDAEIPIEDVSLKLMHELKSMAPFGAGNEKPVFVSRYVRDAGGSKAVGKHAEHLKLDITDRFRQIKPINGIAFQQAKYTRDIKMQKPFSICYTIEENNYSTNTFLQLLVKDIRIEEEP, from the coding sequence ATGATAAAAAAGTGGAACGTAGCACAGTTTTCAGAAACGGAGATTGCGCAGGGCAATACTTTGGCCCAAAAACTGCAGATGACCCCCCTCGTAGGGCGGTTACTTGTTCATCGCGGGATTACCACTGAAGAAGAAGCGGAAAAGTTTTTTCACCCCAGTCTCAAAGACCTTCACGACCCTTTCCTCATGAAGGATATGGACAAGGCGGTGGCACGATTGAACAAAGCAGTAGGCAATAAGGAAAAGATCATGGTCTATGGAGACTATGACGTGGACGGCACTACCGCTGTAACTCTGGTATACAAGTACCTGAGGAGTACAGTGTGCTCGGCCTCCGAACTCAACTATTACATCCCTAACCGAGACGATGAGGGCTACGGCATCAGCAAGCAGGGCATCGACTACGCACACGCTTGGGGCGCCAAGCTCATTATAGTACTAGACTGCGGCATCAAGGCCGTGGAAAAGATAGCTTATGCCAAAAGCCTGGGTATCGACTTTATCGTATGCGACCATCATAACCCCGACGACATACTCCCACCTGCAGTAGCTGTACTGGACGCCAAGAGGCCGGACAACACGTACCCCTTTGAGCATCTCTCAGGCTGTGGCGTGGGCTTCAAACTCATGCAGGCTTTTGCTCGCAGCAACGGCTTCGATGAGAAAAGGCTGTATAGGCATCTCGACCTGCTGGCAGTGAGCATAGCGGCGGATATTGTGCCTATCGTAGGCGAAAATCGCATACTTGCTTATTTCGGCATCAAACAACTCAATCAGAACCCCTCGCTCGGGCTCAAAGGTATCATCAGGACGGCAGGGCTCGAGGGCAAGCCTATAGATATGAGCAGCATCGTATTCAAGATAGGGCCTCGCATCAATGCATCAGGACGCATGATGAACGGCAAAGAGTCTGTAGACCTCCTCCTGGCCAAAGATCAGGAGTCTGCCAAGAAAAAGAGTGCCAATATAAACGAGTACAACATGCAGCGCCGCGAGCTGGACAAGGAAACTACCGGGCAGGCACTTACGCTCATGAAGGAAAGCCCGGACATGCACGACCAGAAGTTACTGGTGCTGTATCAGCCGGAATGGCACAAAGGTGTGATAGGCATTGTAGCATCACGCATTACGGAGAAATATTCACGTCCCACTATAGTACTTACCAAAAACGGCAATTACATCTCAGGGTCGGCTCGCTCACTGGGAGGCTTTGACGTTTACAAAGCCATAGAGCATTGCAAAGAATTTCTCGTCAACTTTGGAGGGCATACTTACGCTGCAGGACTTACTATCAAGGAGGACAGCTTAGAAGCATTTACCAACATGATACAAGCTTATGCGCATGAGACGGTAGTGCCGGAGACCCTGATCCCACAGATCGAGGTGGATGCGGAAATCCCCATAGAAGATGTTTCTCTCAAGCTGATGCACGAGCTCAAGTCCATGGCACCCTTCGGAGCCGGCAATGAGAAGCCCGTATTCGTATCACGCTATGTACGTGATGCGGGAGGATCCAAAGCGGTAGGTAAGCATGCTGAGCATCTCAAGCTGGATATTACGGACAGATTCAGGCAAATAAAGCCCATCAACGGTATTGCCTTCCAACAAGCCAAATACACCCGTGACATCAAGATGCAAAAGCCATTCAGCATTTGCTACACCATAGAGGAGAATAATTACAGCACCAATACCTTCCTGCAACTTCTGGTGAAGGATATCAGGATCGAAGAGGAGCCATAG
- a CDS encoding RecQ family ATP-dependent DNA helicase produces MIEEFDKHDLQEEMPEDNHAEPDFEWLPPLEEELHGYETTAGDEIQSDHSLSAPEILKKYWGYDTFRPKQEDIIQSALDGNDTLGLMPTGGGKSITFQVPALMREGLCLVITPLISLMKDQVDHLIDKGIKATAIHSGMYRDKIVTAMDNCIYGRYKFLYISPERLTSPLFLSRIEALNISMIVVDECHCICQWGYDFRPSYLSIAEVREQLPHAPVLALTATATPKVIDDIIMHLGFRPGYKIVSKSFFRSNISYSIRKCSGKEKMMLHILSKVPGAAIIYCRNRKLTREISKYLNENGVSSNYFHAGLTHIEKEMRQNRWMKGEVRVMVATNAFGMGIDKPDVRLVIHLMMPTSLEEYFQEAGRAGRDGQKSYAVALVEKGDDTKLKRRLSDEFPPKEYIFKVFDSVCNFLRIGEGEGLGHNYDFDLELFMRRFRMHPVHTLSAIKIMEAANFWTYNDDESRSRLRITVTRDELYRLKSHEYDALMRSVLRTYPGIFTDYVFIDEKVLAVKTAISAQEVYELLSYLSNRDIVHYIPKKKIPRLYFKIRREDTQYLYIPRTAYEDRKERMANRIGSVLGFITEDNICRSKLLLNYFGERSDKSCGMCDVCLKRSPAGIPNYVVNDVKDFIKNNIREAGETFEIKELCRKLDYPAPQVAQALEYLLAHQYEYILDGNVIAHR; encoded by the coding sequence ATGATCGAGGAATTTGATAAGCATGACCTTCAGGAAGAAATGCCCGAAGACAATCATGCTGAACCCGACTTCGAGTGGTTACCGCCATTGGAAGAGGAGCTTCATGGCTATGAAACTACTGCGGGGGATGAAATACAATCAGATCACTCACTCTCAGCCCCGGAGATACTCAAAAAATACTGGGGTTACGATACCTTCAGACCCAAACAGGAGGACATCATACAGAGCGCACTCGACGGCAATGATACACTGGGGCTCATGCCCACGGGAGGGGGCAAGAGTATTACGTTTCAAGTCCCGGCGTTGATGCGTGAAGGGCTGTGCCTGGTGATAACGCCCTTGATATCGCTGATGAAAGATCAAGTAGATCACCTGATAGACAAGGGTATCAAGGCCACGGCAATACACTCGGGCATGTACCGTGACAAGATAGTGACGGCAATGGACAATTGTATTTACGGCAGGTACAAGTTTCTCTATATCTCCCCGGAAAGGCTCACTTCTCCTCTGTTTTTGTCTCGCATAGAAGCGCTCAACATCAGTATGATTGTTGTGGACGAATGCCATTGCATCTGCCAGTGGGGCTATGACTTTCGCCCGTCTTATCTGAGTATCGCCGAAGTGAGGGAGCAACTCCCCCATGCGCCCGTATTGGCTCTTACGGCTACAGCAACCCCCAAAGTAATTGACGACATCATCATGCACTTGGGTTTCAGACCGGGCTACAAGATTGTATCCAAGAGTTTCTTCCGATCCAACATTTCGTATTCCATACGCAAATGCTCTGGCAAAGAAAAGATGATGCTTCATATCTTGAGCAAGGTACCCGGAGCAGCTATCATTTACTGCCGTAATAGGAAACTTACCCGTGAGATATCCAAATACCTCAACGAAAACGGAGTATCCTCCAATTACTTCCACGCCGGGCTCACACATATTGAGAAGGAAATGCGCCAAAACCGATGGATGAAAGGCGAGGTACGGGTCATGGTAGCCACCAATGCCTTCGGTATGGGTATAGACAAGCCTGATGTAAGGCTGGTGATCCACCTGATGATGCCTACTTCCTTAGAAGAATATTTCCAGGAAGCAGGACGTGCAGGACGTGACGGGCAAAAGTCCTATGCGGTGGCATTGGTAGAGAAGGGAGACGACACAAAACTCAAGAGGCGACTATCGGACGAATTCCCGCCCAAAGAGTATATATTCAAAGTCTTTGACTCGGTGTGCAACTTCCTACGCATCGGTGAGGGAGAAGGATTGGGACACAACTATGACTTCGACTTGGAGCTATTTATGCGTCGCTTCAGGATGCACCCGGTGCATACGCTCTCTGCCATCAAGATAATGGAGGCTGCCAACTTCTGGACTTACAATGACGATGAGAGCCGCTCGCGCCTCAGGATCACGGTGACGAGGGATGAACTGTACCGCCTCAAAAGTCACGAATATGATGCCTTGATGAGGAGTGTACTGCGCACCTATCCGGGAATATTCACGGACTATGTGTTTATCGATGAGAAAGTGCTGGCTGTAAAAACGGCTATATCGGCACAAGAGGTGTATGAGTTACTCTCCTACCTGAGCAATAGAGATATTGTACATTACATCCCCAAGAAAAAGATACCTCGCCTGTATTTCAAGATCAGACGTGAAGATACGCAGTACCTGTATATACCCCGCACTGCGTACGAAGACCGCAAGGAACGCATGGCTAACAGAATAGGTAGTGTACTGGGATTTATCACCGAAGACAATATCTGTCGCAGTAAATTGCTACTCAACTATTTCGGAGAAAGATCGGACAAAAGTTGCGGTATGTGCGATGTATGCCTCAAACGCTCTCCTGCGGGAATACCCAACTATGTGGTGAATGATGTAAAAGATTTCATAAAAAACAATATCAGAGAGGCGGGAGAGACCTTTGAGATAAAGGAATTGTGCCGAAAACTCGACTACCCGGCTCCGCAAGTAGCTCAAGCATTGGAGTACCTATTGGCGCATCAATACGAATATATACTTGACGGTAATGTCATTGCACATCGCTAA
- a CDS encoding redox-sensing transcriptional repressor Rex produces MSGNTLSNSKSNEGLFIPEPSLRRLPWYLSYVKFLQAEGQEQVSSTQIARGVGVDSSLVAKDLSYVDLQGRTRVGYKINEMIAVLDDFLGFTTTHKAVIFGVGSLGAALLSDHGLRQFGLEIVAGFDVKSELIGKTLEGTPIYHMDELSSKIDLSVVNIAILTVPIQSAQDVTNKIIDYGFRAIWNFTPFRISVPEGVVVQNTSMYAHLAVMFNRMKSNG; encoded by the coding sequence ATGTCAGGCAATACACTAAGCAACTCCAAATCAAACGAAGGCCTTTTTATACCCGAGCCTTCACTAAGACGCCTTCCATGGTATCTATCGTACGTAAAATTTCTCCAAGCCGAAGGGCAGGAGCAAGTATCATCTACTCAGATCGCGAGAGGCGTTGGTGTGGATTCATCTCTTGTGGCAAAAGATTTGTCATATGTAGACCTACAGGGAAGAACACGTGTGGGCTATAAAATCAATGAGATGATAGCCGTACTGGATGATTTTCTCGGATTTACCACCACGCACAAAGCGGTAATCTTTGGGGTGGGTAGTCTGGGAGCAGCACTACTATCGGATCACGGACTCAGACAGTTCGGCCTGGAAATAGTGGCCGGCTTTGATGTCAAATCCGAATTGATAGGCAAAACTCTGGAAGGAACACCCATATATCATATGGATGAACTCAGCTCCAAAATAGATTTATCCGTTGTAAACATCGCTATCCTCACGGTGCCCATACAATCGGCTCAGGATGTTACCAACAAAATTATCGATTATGGTTTCAGAGCTATCTGGAATTTTACACCTTTTCGTATCAGCGTGCCTGAAGGTGTAGTGGTACAGAATACTTCTATGTATGCTCATCTGGCTGTAATGTTCAACAGAATGAAGAGTAACGGATAA
- a CDS encoding fumarylacetoacetate hydrolase family protein, with translation MKMIAVGMNYPKHTEEIAPIVGHKLMGGDVAMAAKEPVLFLKGDAPVRQGFPFFIPDFSKRIDYEAEIIVKINRTGKYIAERFAHRYYSEVSIGVDFTARDLQKDAVAKGLPWSNAKAFDGCAALGNFISVESLGDRGVQDIDFSLCIDGHTVQQGNTSQMLHTIDHIIAYASMFYTLKIGDIIFTGTPAGVGPVQIGQRLEGFIRDQKLLEIDIK, from the coding sequence ATGAAAATGATTGCCGTAGGGATGAACTATCCCAAACATACGGAAGAGATAGCACCCATCGTAGGACATAAGTTGATGGGCGGAGACGTTGCTATGGCAGCTAAAGAGCCGGTACTTTTTCTCAAAGGCGATGCTCCGGTAAGGCAGGGATTCCCGTTTTTTATCCCTGACTTCAGCAAGCGTATCGACTACGAGGCCGAGATCATAGTAAAGATCAACCGTACGGGCAAATATATCGCAGAGCGTTTCGCTCACAGATATTACAGCGAAGTAAGCATAGGCGTTGACTTCACAGCACGCGATCTCCAGAAGGATGCGGTGGCAAAAGGCCTTCCGTGGTCCAACGCCAAAGCTTTTGACGGATGTGCCGCATTGGGCAACTTTATATCCGTAGAGAGCCTTGGGGATAGAGGCGTGCAGGATATAGACTTCTCTTTGTGTATAGACGGCCACACGGTGCAACAAGGCAATACCTCACAGATGTTGCATACAATAGATCATATCATAGCCTATGCAAGCATGTTCTACACACTCAAGATAGGGGACATCATATTCACCGGTACGCCTGCCGGAGTGGGACCCGTACAGATAGGCCAGAGACTTGAAGGGTTCATCAGAGATCAAAAATTGCTGGAAATAGACATCAAATAA
- the porV gene encoding type IX secretion system outer membrane channel protein PorV has product MNIKRIVLSMGLGVTLALTAGSIDVLAQNFNPILTGVPSINITPDARAAGLGDQGTSTSPDEYSQYWNASKYAFMDSKASFNFSYTPWLSKLVNDIALYEIGGHYKIGTKDNQAISASLRFFDMGKVDQWDDMGQSLGVAHPNEMAIDFAYSRKLSPYFSMALGMRYIHSNQDLKEGNGSGHAFAMDISGFFNKTYSIFHKDVVWSAGFNVKNIGTKVNYGDSGPNNNFIPSNLGIGTGISIAFDQMNTLAIHTEFNKLLVPTPPLYDPKDVDKDKKRENYFNTSSIGGIFKSFGDAPKGFAEEMKEISWSIGTEYGFNNQFFGRAGYHFMHPDKGNLQFMTLGAGFKHKVFRVDVSYLISTVQSNPLDQTFRLTVGLNIPELKNLFR; this is encoded by the coding sequence ATGAATATAAAAAGAATAGTTTTGTCCATGGGACTGGGAGTAACATTAGCTTTGACCGCGGGAAGCATCGACGTCTTGGCTCAGAACTTCAATCCTATCCTGACAGGTGTACCATCGATCAACATTACTCCGGATGCGCGGGCAGCGGGTTTGGGTGATCAAGGAACATCAACCTCTCCAGACGAATACTCTCAATATTGGAATGCATCCAAATATGCTTTTATGGACAGTAAGGCATCTTTCAACTTCTCTTATACTCCGTGGTTGTCCAAGCTTGTCAATGATATAGCCTTGTATGAGATAGGAGGGCATTATAAGATAGGCACCAAGGACAATCAGGCCATCAGTGCTTCACTTCGTTTCTTCGATATGGGCAAGGTGGATCAGTGGGATGATATGGGACAGTCGCTGGGTGTGGCTCATCCCAATGAAATGGCAATAGACTTTGCATACTCACGCAAACTGAGTCCTTACTTCTCAATGGCATTGGGCATGCGATATATCCACTCCAATCAAGATTTGAAAGAGGGGAACGGGTCAGGTCATGCTTTTGCCATGGATATATCCGGATTCTTCAATAAGACTTATAGTATCTTCCATAAAGATGTAGTATGGTCAGCAGGGTTCAATGTAAAAAATATAGGGACCAAGGTAAACTACGGAGATTCCGGCCCAAACAATAACTTCATCCCCTCCAATCTGGGCATAGGCACAGGGATATCCATCGCATTCGATCAGATGAATACCCTGGCAATCCACACGGAGTTTAACAAACTTTTGGTACCTACCCCCCCCTTGTATGACCCCAAAGATGTGGATAAGGATAAGAAAAGAGAAAACTACTTCAATACTTCTTCTATAGGTGGTATATTCAAATCATTCGGAGATGCACCCAAAGGTTTTGCGGAAGAGATGAAAGAGATTAGTTGGTCTATAGGTACGGAATATGGTTTCAACAATCAGTTTTTCGGAAGAGCAGGCTATCACTTCATGCACCCTGACAAGGGTAATCTCCAATTCATGACCTTGGGTGCGGGCTTCAAACACAAGGTATTCAGAGTAGATGTATCTTACCTGATATCTACTGTGCAAAGCAATCCTCTGGATCAGACATTCCGACTGACTGTAGGGCTAAATATTCCTGAACTCAAAAACTTATTTCGCTGA